ATACGTCCACGTGCTATGACATCAAAGTACTGAGCCTGGCTCCAAACCGCCATCACCCCACCTCCCAGAAATCAAACCCCTGCTCCTGGGCAAAGCGTACAAAAGCCTCGGCCACACAGAGTTTTTCCTCGGGGATTGAGGACGCATCCGCCAGATCCGCCGACGTCAGGTCGTAATTGACCAAGTCCTGATCCACCACGAGCTGGCCTTCCTGGGGGTGGCCGTCGGGAAACTCCACCAGATGGCCGTCTTCATCCACCCGGTACTCGTAATCACCGGAGTTGTTCTTGCCGCCGCGCTCGCTCACGGCCATAAAGATCGGGTAGTCCAGGCGCTGGGCCGCTTCAGCCGCGATCCAGCGTTCCTTCAATGTTCCGATCAGGTCCGGGTCCTCCAGGATCAGCTCCAACTTGCCCTTGTTGCTGAGTAGTTTGACCGCGGTCTCCGCTTCGGGGATGGCCCTTTCCAGAGCTTTGATCTCGATCTTGCAGCTGCGCTCTTTGATTTTCTGCTTGTCCTTGAGCCTTTTCACGGCCGTTTTGTGCTCTGACTTGATCGGTTTGAGATGAGCCTGTAACTCGCGCTTGGCGCCTTCCCACTGTTGGACGATGGCCTCGATCTCCATTTTGTGCTGCTGCTGGAGAGCCTCGACGTCGCTGGCGAGGTCGTCGAGCCTCTGCTTGGCCCGGATCAATTCCGCCTTGAGACTGTCGCGTTTATCTTCTGCGTCACTGATCCGTTCTTCCAGTGCAGGATAGCCTTCGGCGGCCATCAACCGTTCGGGCTCTCCCAGTTCATAATCCCGCTCGCCCGGCTCGGTGTCGGGCAGTTCCGGTTCCGGCTCGGCAAAGCTTTCCGCGATGAGGTCGGCGATCTCCTCGGGAATGGCTTCATCCGGCACATCAAAATCATACTGGTGCCTGGCGATCAGGTCTCTGACCTGTTGTTCGTAATCCGGGCAGGCCGCGGCCACTGCCTGCTTGACTTCTTCAATCTTGGCCAGGGCTTCTTCAGTATACTTCTGCAAGAACAGCACCGAGGTTTTGGTGCCGGTATGGGGCTTGAAGGTGTTAGGGTGCAGTCCCACCACGGCCAGCAGGCGCGCTTTTTTCAGAATCCACTCGCGGATGAAGGCCAGGGACGCATTGTTGAACTTGCCCTGAGGCAGCACGACGGCGGCCCGGCCTCCGGGTTTGAGCATCTTGAGCACCCTCTCGATGAAGAGCACGTCGCGCTCCTCCTTGGGGGCCTTGTCCTTGGCGCGTTTGAGAGCCGGCTTGGCCAACTCGTAATGGGCCAGCATCTTGCGGTCCTTCATCTCGCCGGCAAAGGGGGGATTGGTGAGGATCACGTCGAACTTCAGGTTCTCGAAGTACGCCCAGGCATGGTCATCGTCCCGCAGGGTCTCTTGGACCGGGATCTTTTTGATGGTCAGTTTCTTTTCCCGCAGCCCGTGCATCAGGACCTGCCCCGAGGCGGTTTCGTACCAGGTCTTAGGGTCCAGGCTGCTCACATCCGGGCCGAAAATATTGGTGTGGCCGTCACCGGCAATGAGCATCAAGGCCCGGGCGGTTTTGGCTGCGCGGGTTTCAAAGTCGATGCCCCACAGGTACTTGGAGGCGTACTTGAACTTGCGCAGCTCCCGCTTGTCGTGGTCCCCGGCCGGGTAGCACCACTCCATGGCGTGCAATAAGAATCCGGCCGAGCCACAGGCCGGGTCCATGACATACTCGTTGCGCCTGGGGTTGAGCATGCGCACGCACATCTCCACCACGTGGCGGGGGGTGAAAAACTGGCCTTTCTTTTTCTTGGACTCGGTGGGCAGCAGGTACTCGAACGCATCGTCCATGACCCGCAGGTTCGATCCAAGCAGCCGCACGCCCTCAATCGGTCCCACACAGACCTGCAGGTGGCGCTTGGTCAGCTCGATGTCTTCGCCGTCACGGAAGATGCCGGGCCATTGGTCGGCGGCTTTTTGAAACAGGGTATTGATGCGGTCGTAGGTGATATCCGGATCCAGGGCCTTGCGGAATTCCACCACCTTGTCCCTACGGTTTTCCTGGGCCTCGCGTTCATCCCATATTTTGGCGAAGATGAGTTTGAAGATTTCGTTGAACTCATCCTTGCCGCTGTCGGCCAGAACCAGCTCTTCCAGGTACTGGACGATCTTTTTGAAGTTGAATTCCGTTCTGAGCTGCAGCAAGGTCCTTTTAGCGTCCAGCACGTCCTTGGGTTCCTGTCCGCGCCGGGGAATATCCACCAGGGTGTCGTCGAATTCCCTGGGATAGGGGCGGTACAGAATCACACTGTCGCTGCCGTTGGACCAGACCGCCACCGGCGCGCCCTTGGCGTTCATGTAGCTTTTAAGTTGCTCGATGCCGTCCTTACGTTTGGGCTTCTTGCATTCGATAATGATCTTAGGGGTTTCTTTGGTGTTATCCGTATACACGATGATGTCGGCCGCTTTGGTACCCACCTCGGTGCCGAACTGAACGCTTTTTTCCAGGTCGATCTCATCCGGCTGGTAACCGTAATGATACATCAACTTGTACACCCATAGCTGGCGGATGATCTCTTCGGGCGCGGACTTGCCGCTGTCCACATAGACCTGAATCTCCTCCTTTCCCGAGGAAAAAGGAACCTGGCTTTTCAGGAAATACTTGGTCTTGCCTGCATCGCGGCCGGTATCCACGGCTTTGGCTTGGATGTCTAAAATTTCATGGATTGGTTTGCCCAGAGCTTCAAACGCGGTGAGTTCGTATTTGATGCCCGGTTCCTTGAAGATGCGGTCGATGATTTCCCTGGTCGTGCTTTTGCTCATCGTGTCTTACTCCCAAAACGTATGCTTCACCGTCGTAATCTATCCTTTCTACACCGGCTCATCGCCGTGGAGTTCTGCGAGTAGATCGCTGCCCCGGTCTCCCATGCTGTGCAAAAGCGCCTCTATCTTTTCCATGGCAAGGGGTGACGGCCGGGCGCGGCCATTTTCCCAGCGGTTGATGGTGGGGAAAGTCACACCGAGCTTGGCGGCAAACTTTTCCTGGGTTAGGCCGGTGCGATCCCGGAGCTCACGGACCAAACGAGGAATATCGGTCTGGGTATTCAATGGCGCTCTCCTTGAAAAGTCGGGGAAATCTGAATCTCACAAAATTCATATCACGCACATTATCAGATGATCTGTCATACGACAAATAAAATCCCTATCAAGCAAAAATTCCACCATGGGTGTTTTTCTCGACCAAGCCCTGAATGGATCGGCTACCGAAAGCTTGTTCGGCTATTTTTGGCTACTGCCAACCGCGCTTCCCTTGAAGCGTCAATGCGAGATACTGGATCTGTCGCGATCGGGCATTTATTACACACCGGCTCCGGTCAGTGATCGGGATATGGCGTTGAGGAATTGCCATCAGCATGGACGGCAAGGGTCGATGGACAGACAACGTCTTTATCGAACGGTTATGGAAGAGCGTCAAATACGAGGATATTTATCTGAAGGCTTACAGTTCCATGACATAATTGAAAAGTGGGTTGGCCACTTACTTCACATTTTACAACGAAAAACGGTGGCACAATCATTTTGACAGAAAAACCCCGGCTATGGTTTATTTCAACTCTCAAGCACAGAAACAGGCTGTGGCATGAACGCTAAACAAAGCAGGTTCCCACTTATAAATCCCTATTCCCTGTCCAAAAAAACCCGACCACCTGCATTCTCGGGTGCATTGCGCTGTCGCTAATGCACCACACTACTTTCCGTCTTACCCCCACTTCCTCTGATCCACGATCATGGGCGTTTGATCATCCCATTCCTTCCGGTCCACCCATTCCAGTTTGTCGATGCCGACGGTGCAGGTTTCCCGGAAGTTTTTCCTGAACGTTTCCATTAACGCATCGGTGGGTAAAGCCGGGGAGAACAGCCGGGCGGTGAGGACGTCCTTGTCGTCCTCACGGTCCACGAGGATCTGGAGGGCTTCCTCCGGCCAAGCCTTCATGAGCGCCCGGAGCTGGCTGGGGGCGACGAACAGGCCCCGGACCTTGACGGCTTCCCC
The window above is part of the Deltaproteobacteria bacterium genome. Proteins encoded here:
- a CDS encoding N-6 DNA methylase, whose amino-acid sequence is MSKSTTREIIDRIFKEPGIKYELTAFEALGKPIHEILDIQAKAVDTGRDAGKTKYFLKSQVPFSSGKEEIQVYVDSGKSAPEEIIRQLWVYKLMYHYGYQPDEIDLEKSVQFGTEVGTKAADIIVYTDNTKETPKIIIECKKPKRKDGIEQLKSYMNAKGAPVAVWSNGSDSVILYRPYPREFDDTLVDIPRRGQEPKDVLDAKRTLLQLRTEFNFKKIVQYLEELVLADSGKDEFNEIFKLIFAKIWDEREAQENRRDKVVEFRKALDPDITYDRINTLFQKAADQWPGIFRDGEDIELTKRHLQVCVGPIEGVRLLGSNLRVMDDAFEYLLPTESKKKKGQFFTPRHVVEMCVRMLNPRRNEYVMDPACGSAGFLLHAMEWCYPAGDHDKRELRKFKYASKYLWGIDFETRAAKTARALMLIAGDGHTNIFGPDVSSLDPKTWYETASGQVLMHGLREKKLTIKKIPVQETLRDDDHAWAYFENLKFDVILTNPPFAGEMKDRKMLAHYELAKPALKRAKDKAPKEERDVLFIERVLKMLKPGGRAAVVLPQGKFNNASLAFIREWILKKARLLAVVGLHPNTFKPHTGTKTSVLFLQKYTEEALAKIEEVKQAVAAACPDYEQQVRDLIARHQYDFDVPDEAIPEEIADLIAESFAEPEPELPDTEPGERDYELGEPERLMAAEGYPALEERISDAEDKRDSLKAELIRAKQRLDDLASDVEALQQQHKMEIEAIVQQWEGAKRELQAHLKPIKSEHKTAVKRLKDKQKIKERSCKIEIKALERAIPEAETAVKLLSNKGKLELILEDPDLIGTLKERWIAAEAAQRLDYPIFMAVSERGGKNNSGDYEYRVDEDGHLVEFPDGHPQEGQLVVDQDLVNYDLTSADLADASSIPEEKLCVAEAFVRFAQEQGFDFWEVG
- a CDS encoding helix-turn-helix transcriptional regulator, whose protein sequence is MNTQTDIPRLVRELRDRTGLTQEKFAAKLGVTFPTINRWENGRARPSPLAMEKIEALLHSMGDRGSDLLAELHGDEPV